The genomic stretch GCGCTGTCTCAGCATGCTGACCGGCGCCGAAGGCCGCTTCGATTACCTGATAAGCGCTAAGGAACATATCATCGGCATCGTGGACTATGCCCACACGCCGGATGCGCTCCTGAATGTGCTGGCCACCATCAAAAAATTACGCAAGGGCCATGAACAGATCATCACGGTAGTGGGCTGCGGCGGCGACCGCGATACCACCAAGAGACCGGTGATGGGTGAAGTGGCCTGTGAACATAGCGACCGCGTGATCTTTACCTCGGACAATCCCCGGAGTGAAGAACCGGAGCAGATCCTGAAGGATATGGAGAAGGGATTGGGAACAGCGGCGCGCAGGAAATATATCGCTATCGTGGACAGGAAAGAGGCCATCAAAACGGCCATCAGTATTGCCAGGCCGGAAGATATTGTGCTGATTGCCGGCAAGGGGCACGAGAAGTACCAGGATATAAAAGGAGTAAAACATCCTTTTGACGATAAAGAAGTGCTGAGAGAAGTATTGGAGCTGTTTGGAAAATAGATGAGGACTGCCAGGAGGCAAATAGATACTGGTCACTCGCCGGAGGCGGGCGACTGAAGCTCACGGAGTGAGCAGGAAAATGATCAGAAGCAGTTATATATAGATCCGGTATCAAAACCTAAGAGACATGTTGTATCATTTAATGGACTGGCTGAAGGAGTTGGGGGTGAAATTCCCTGGTAGTGCGCTGTTTCAGTTCATTACCTCCCGTGTCATGCTTGCAGTGATCCTGTCCTTGGTTATTTCAGCGGTATTCGGCAAAAAGCTCATCAACTACCTGCGCAGAAAGCAGGTGGGAGAAACGGTCCGCGACCTGGGCCTGGCTGGTGAACAGCAGAAAAAAGGAACGCCTACCATGGGTGGCCTGATCATTATCCTGGCTATCCTGGTGCCCACCCTGCTGCTGGCCGACCTGAACAAAGCCTATATCCGGCTGATGATCTTTGCCACTGTCTGGCTGGGCATTATCGGTTTCATAGATGACTATCTGAAGCTGCGGGCCAAAAAGCTGGCGCAGCAGCAGGGGGTGGCTTACAAGAAAGGGGATAAGGACGGGCTGGCCGGATGGTTCAAAGTATTGGGACAGGTAGTGCTGGGAATAGTAGTGGCCTCCGTGCTGCTCTTCAATGAGAACACCAAGGTATGGCGGGACTACACCGGGCCGGTGAAAGAGAATGACAAGTCCATTATCAAAAGGACTTTTGACGGCAAGACTAAATATTTCGTGGAAGCGGATGCGCCCATCACCACCATCCCCTTTGTGAAAGGACATGAGTTCAACTACTCGAAGCTGCTGCCGGAAGCGGTGCGCGGTTTCACCTGGGTTCTTTATATAGTGATCGTGATCTTCATTGTGACGGCGGTCTCCAACGGGGCCAATATCACAGATGGATTGGACGGGCTGGCAACAGGCACCAGCGCCATCATTGGCGCCTGCCTCGGCATCTTTGCCTATGCCAGCGGCAACCTGCGGTTTGCGGAATACCTGAACATCATGTATATCCCCAACCTGGGCGAGCTGTCCATTTTCATCGGCGCCATGATCGGCGCCTGCGTGGGCTTTCTCTGGTATAATGCCTATCCCGCACAGGTGTTCATGGGCGATACGGGCAGTCTGACCCTGGGGGGTATCATTGCCGCCCTGGCCATCATTGTCCGGAAAGAATTACTGATCCCGATCTTCTGCGGCGTGTTCCTGGTAGAAGTGCTGAGTGTTACCCTGCAGGTATCCTGGTTTAAATACACGAAAAAGAAATACGGTGAGGGCAGGAGGATCTTCCTGATGAGTCCGCTGCACCACCATTATCAGAAGTTAGGCTATCATGAAGCGAAGATTGTAACGCGGTTCTGGATTGTGACCATTCTGTGTATCGTGTTCTCAGTGGTTACGCTCAAGATCAGGTAATAACCGGCAGACACTGAAAAACCACGCTCTATAAGTCCTATGGGAATAACCATTAGTAAAGAGACTGTGGTGCAGTATAAAAGTTCAACCTACTGAAAAACCCCCTGATCCGGATTACAGGCGGATGGACGCTGTAGCCGTCCGGCAGGGAAAGGACCATAAAAAGAACAAGGGATCATTTGGAACAATGGGAAAAAGATTAGTCATACTGGGAGCCGGAGAAAGCGGAGTAGGCGCTGCCATCCTGGGGCAGCAGCAGGGATATGAGGTATTTGTTTCCGATGCCCAGGCCATAAAAGAGCATTACCGGTCAGCACTGGAAGACTACGGGATTACCTATGAAGCCGGGCAGCACAGTGAGGAAAGGATACTGGATGCAGATGAGGTGATGAAGAGCCCGGGTATCCCGGAGAAGAATGAGCTGGTGAAGAAGATCAGGGCAAAGGGCATCCCGGTTATCAGCGAAATAGAATTAGCCTATCGTCATAAAGGAAACAGCAGGATCATTGGCATCACGGGCAGTAACGGTAAAACCACCACTACAGCGCTGACCTTCCATATCTGCCAGACGGCAGGACTGGAATGCGCCCTGGTAGGGAATATCGGTTACTCCTTCGCCAAACAGGTGGCCCTGGATCCCAAACCGCTCTATGTGGCCGAGATCAGCAGTTTCCAGCTGGATGATATCAGGGAATTCAGGCCGGATGTGGCCATTCTCACCAATATCACGGAAGACCATCTTGACCGTTACGATTACCAGTTCAGGAATTATATCAACAGTAAGTTCCGGATCGCCGAGAATCAGACTGCCAACGATTATTTCATCTATTGCGAAGACGACCCTGTGACTATGGAGTTCCTGGGACAATTTTCAATCAAATCTAACTTATTACCATTTACTATGAACAAGGAGCCAAACCAAGGAGGATTCATCAGGAACGGTCAAATGACGGTTGCGGTCGGCGACGAAAAGA from Candidatus Pseudobacter hemicellulosilyticus encodes the following:
- the mraY gene encoding phospho-N-acetylmuramoyl-pentapeptide-transferase; this encodes MLYHLMDWLKELGVKFPGSALFQFITSRVMLAVILSLVISAVFGKKLINYLRRKQVGETVRDLGLAGEQQKKGTPTMGGLIIILAILVPTLLLADLNKAYIRLMIFATVWLGIIGFIDDYLKLRAKKLAQQQGVAYKKGDKDGLAGWFKVLGQVVLGIVVASVLLFNENTKVWRDYTGPVKENDKSIIKRTFDGKTKYFVEADAPITTIPFVKGHEFNYSKLLPEAVRGFTWVLYIVIVIFIVTAVSNGANITDGLDGLATGTSAIIGACLGIFAYASGNLRFAEYLNIMYIPNLGELSIFIGAMIGACVGFLWYNAYPAQVFMGDTGSLTLGGIIAALAIIVRKELLIPIFCGVFLVEVLSVTLQVSWFKYTKKKYGEGRRIFLMSPLHHHYQKLGYHEAKIVTRFWIVTILCIVFSVVTLKIR
- the murD gene encoding UDP-N-acetylmuramoyl-L-alanine--D-glutamate ligase — its product is MGKRLVILGAGESGVGAAILGQQQGYEVFVSDAQAIKEHYRSALEDYGITYEAGQHSEERILDADEVMKSPGIPEKNELVKKIRAKGIPVISEIELAYRHKGNSRIIGITGSNGKTTTTALTFHICQTAGLECALVGNIGYSFAKQVALDPKPLYVAEISSFQLDDIREFRPDVAILTNITEDHLDRYDYQFRNYINSKFRIAENQTANDYFIYCEDDPVTMEFLGQFSIKSNLLPFTMNKEPNQGGFIRNGQMTVAVGDEKMQSSIYDFTLKGKHNQYNTMAAGIAGATIGIRKEKIRDAIQTFESLEHRMEPVATVRGVEFINDSKATNVNSTWYALESMEKPTILILGGIDKGNDYTSLHDLVKEKVKAIVCMGVDNRKIHEAFQNDVPVMVNTASAREAVHAAFHLANKGDVVLLSPACASFDLFRNYEDRGDQFKEAVREL